The DNA segment AGTTCCAGGTAGTCGCACTGTCGATCCGGATATCACCGATACGCGTTGGAGCCTCGGTGGAATTACTAGAGAGATTCCAATCATTGCTAGCGCCATGGATAGCGTGGTAGACGTTGCAATGGCTGTGCGTCTATCCCAACTAGGTGCCCTTGGTGTTCTTAACCTTGAAGGGGTTCAAACTCGTTATGAAGATCCCAATGCTGTTTTAGATCGCATTGCCGCCGTTGGAAAAACAGAGTTTGTTCCGCTGATGCAGGAGATTTATATCCAACCAATTCAAGAACGTCTGATCCACAAACGGGTTCAAGACATTAAATCCCAAGGTGGCGTTGCTGCCGTCAGCGGTACTCCCGTAGCGGCGATGCGTTTTGGTAAAACCATTGCCGAAGCAGGTGCAGACCTATTCTTCGTACAAGCGACGGTGGTTTCTACAAAGCACATCAGCCCTAAGGGTCAAGACACCCTAAACCTGGAGGAGTTATGCCGAGACATGCGTGTGCCGGTAGTAGTTGGCAACTGCGTAACCTATGACGTTGCTCTGCAGCTCATGCGAGCCGGGGCTGCTGGCGTGATGGTCGGAATCGGTCCTGGGGCCGCCTGCACCTCGCGCGGTGTGCTCGGTGTTGGCATCCCACAAGCAACTGCTGTAGCTGACTGTGCGGCAGCACGAGCCGACTATCACAAAGAAAGTGCCCG comes from the Synechococcus sp. M16CYN genome and includes:
- a CDS encoding GuaB3 family IMP dehydrogenase-related protein, coding for MDIQLGRSKTVRRAYGIDEIALVPGSRTVDPDITDTRWSLGGITREIPIIASAMDSVVDVAMAVRLSQLGALGVLNLEGVQTRYEDPNAVLDRIAAVGKTEFVPLMQEIYIQPIQERLIHKRVQDIKSQGGVAAVSGTPVAAMRFGKTIAEAGADLFFVQATVVSTKHISPKGQDTLNLEELCRDMRVPVVVGNCVTYDVALQLMRAGAAGVMVGIGPGAACTSRGVLGVGIPQATAVADCAAARADYHKESARYVPIVADGGIVTGGDICKCICCGADAVMIGSPIARANEAPGRGFHWGMATPSPILPRGTRINVGSTGSIEHILRGPAKFDDGTHNLLGCLKTSMGTLGACTISEMQTVEVVVAPSLLTEGKVYQKAQHLGMGK